The following are from one region of the Muntiacus reevesi chromosome 3, mMunRee1.1, whole genome shotgun sequence genome:
- the LOC136162702 gene encoding olfactory receptor 1L8-like, producing MERLNQTSRVSEFIFLGLSSRPEDQKPLFILFFIIYLVTITGNMLTILAIHSDPHLHTPMHFFLSVLSFTDIWYTTSIVPKMLVDFLSEKKTISYAGCLTQMYFIYVLANIDSCLLVVMAYDRYVAICDPFHYVTIMSCCRCVLLVAISCSLPHLHSLLNILLLNQLTFCYSNVVHHFLCDINPLLKLSCSSIFVNDLTIKTEGLVVVVTPFLCIVFSYVRIFISVLRIPSAAGKCKDFSTCGSHLTVVILFYGSIFYVYLQPLSRYTVQDRVATIVYTVLSSMLNPFIYSLRNKDMRRGLGKLMGRRKS from the coding sequence ATGGAAAGACTCAACCAAACCAGTAGGGTCTCTGAGTTCATCTTTCTGGGACTCTCCTCTCGACCTGAGGACCAGAAGCCACTCTTCATCCTCTTCTTCATCATATACCTGGTCACCATAACAGGGAACATGCTCACCATCCTGGCCATCCACTCTGACCCCCATCTGCATACCCCTATGCATTTCTTCTTGAGTGTCCTGTCTTTCACTGACATTTGGTATACAACAAGCATTGTCCCCAAGATGCTAGTTGACTTCCTGTCAGAGAAGAAGACCATCTCCTATGCTGGCTGTCTGACCcagatgtattttatatatgttttggCTAACATTGACAGCTGTCTTCTTGTagtcatggcctatgaccgttATGTGGCCATCTGTGACCCCTTCCACTATGTCACCATCATGAGCTGCTGCCGTTGTGTCCTGCTGGTGGCCATCTCCTGCTCATTGCCTCACCTCCACTCCCTTCTAAACATACTTTTGCTGAATCAGCTCACCTTCTGCTATTCCAATGTTGTCCACCACTTCCTCTGCGATATCAACCCACTGCTGAAATTGTCCTGCTCCTCCATATTTGTCAATGATCTCACAATAAAGACAGAAGGACTGGTTGttgtggtgacccccttcctatGCATTGTTTTCTCTTATGTGCGAATCTTCATTTCAGTTCTCAGGATCCCCTCAGCTGCAGGGAAATGCAAAGActtctccacctgtggctcccacttGACCGTGGTAATCCTGTTTTATGGAAGCATCTTCTATGTCTATTTACAGCCTTTATCCAGGTACACGGTTCAGGACCGAGTGGCTACAATTGTCTACACGGTTCTGTCCTCCATGCTCAACCCTTTCATCTACAGTTTGAGAAACAAAGACATGAGGAGGGGCCTGGGGAAGCTGATGGGCAGGAGGAAATCCTAG
- the LOC136162703 gene encoding olfactory receptor 1L8-like has protein sequence MERLNKTNSVSEFILLGLSSRPEDQKPLFILFLIIYLITITGNVLIILAIHSDPQLHTPMYVFLSVLSFTDIWYTTNIVPRMLVNFLSEKKTISYAGCLTQMYFTYVLGNIDSFILAAMAYDRYVAICDPFHYVIIMSHRRCVLLVAFSCSLPLFHSLLHILLLNQLTFCNSNVVHHFFCDINPLLKLSCSSVFVNDLTIKTEGLVFWVTPFLCIVFSYVRILIAVLRIPSAAGKRKAFSTCGSHFTVVILFYGGIFYVYLQPLSSYTVWNRVATLVYTVLSSMLNPFIYSLRNRDMKRGLRKLLGRRKS, from the coding sequence ATGGAAAGACTTAACAAAACCAACAGTGTCTCTGAGTTCATCCTCCTGGGACTTTCCTCGCGGCCAGAGGACCAGAAGCCACTCTTCATCCTCTTCCTCATCATATACCTGATCACCATAACAGGGAATGtgctcatcatcctggccatCCACTCTGACCCCcaactccacacccccatgtatgTCTTCTTGAGTGTCCTGTCTTTCACTGATATTTGGTATACAACAAACATTGTCCCCAGGATGCTGGTGAACTTCCTGTCGGAGAAGAAGACCATCTCCTATGCTGGATGTCTGACCCAGATGTATTTTACATATGTCTTGGGCAACATTGATAGTTTTATTCTGGcagccatggcctatgaccgctatgtggccatctgtgaTCCCTTTCACTATGTCATCATCATGAGCCACCGCCGCTGTGTCCTGCTGGTGGCCTTCTCCTGCTCATTGCCTCTCTTTCACTCACTCCTACACATACTTCTGCTGAATCAGCTCACCTTCTGCAACTCCAATGTTGTCCACCATTTCTTCTGTGACATCAACCCTCTGCTGAAATTGTCCTGCTCTTCCGTATTTGTCAATGATCTCACAATAAAGACAGAAGGACTGGTGTTTTGGGTGACCCCCTTCCTATGCATTGTTTTCTCATATGTGCGAATCCTCATAGCAGTTCTCCGGATCCCCTCAGCTGCAGGGAAAcgcaaagccttctccacctgtggctcccacttTACTGTGGTGATCCTGTTTTATGGAGGCATCTTCTATGTGTATTTACAGCCCTTGTCCAGCTACACTGTTTGGAACCGAGTGGCTACACTTGTCTACACGGTTCTGTCCTCCATGCTCAACCCTTTCATTTACAGTCTGAGAAACAGAGACATGAAGAGGGGCCTGAGGAAGCTGCTGGGCAGGAGGAAATCCTAG